The following proteins come from a genomic window of Nostoc sp. TCL26-01:
- a CDS encoding photosystem II S4 domain protein yields the protein MLPREELLKGVENRDSVARVIDQAEQAIKTWEVVLTDFLSPPELAEIQRVFSRLTEVQLVAWGGYPQAERQRLAIARGELPLDQSQVSLVVLEIAGNFLFDSATHRDFLGAMLGTGIVREKTGDIIVLGERGAQAIVVPELVEFLQLHLQQVRSVPVKTQPIDISELKVREPKKKELTTVEASLRLDAIASAGFGMSRSKMVDLIDANDVRVNWKEITQASSQVKTGDLIAIRGKGRLEVGEIAVTKKDRYRVQLTRYM from the coding sequence ATGTTACCAAGAGAAGAACTTTTAAAGGGTGTTGAAAATCGAGATAGTGTAGCTCGTGTAATTGACCAAGCAGAGCAGGCGATAAAGACTTGGGAGGTAGTTTTAACAGATTTTTTGTCACCTCCAGAGTTAGCAGAAATTCAACGGGTGTTTAGTCGATTAACAGAAGTACAATTAGTGGCGTGGGGTGGATATCCGCAAGCAGAACGGCAAAGACTAGCGATCGCTCGCGGTGAATTACCATTAGATCAGTCCCAAGTCAGTCTGGTGGTGCTGGAAATAGCCGGCAATTTCTTATTTGATTCAGCGACTCACCGCGACTTTTTAGGCGCAATGTTGGGGACAGGAATTGTCAGAGAAAAAACGGGCGATATTATTGTTTTGGGTGAACGCGGCGCACAGGCGATCGTTGTTCCAGAATTGGTGGAATTTTTACAACTGCATCTGCAACAAGTGCGATCAGTTCCCGTCAAAACTCAGCCAATTGATATATCTGAGTTAAAAGTCCGGGAACCCAAGAAAAAAGAATTAACCACTGTGGAAGCTTCCTTACGGCTAGATGCGATCGCTTCTGCTGGTTTTGGGATGTCTCGCAGTAAGATGGTTGATTTAATTGATGCTAACGATGTCCGTGTCAATTGGAAAGAAATTACACAAGCCAGTTCCCAAGTAAAAACAGGTGACTTAATCGCCATTCGCGGTAAAGGACGCTTGGAAGTAGGAGAAATTGCTGTTACTAAAAAAGACCGTTACCGAGTTCAATTAACAAGATATATGTAA
- a CDS encoding DUF1499 domain-containing protein, with amino-acid sequence MSWLKTFAHRLLWSITLIILMTVSSVIFPATASALGVNNDHLSACPPSPNCVVSQDADPKHAIDAIAYHVNRDKAREVLLKVLTVVPRTEVVEQTDNYIHALSKSRIFKFVDDVEFYLPTNESVIHIRSASRVGDSDLGVNRRRMEQIRLALQDLDI; translated from the coding sequence ATGTCCTGGCTAAAAACTTTTGCTCATCGGCTCCTATGGAGTATTACCTTAATCATACTGATGACTGTCAGTAGTGTAATCTTTCCTGCTACTGCTTCTGCTTTGGGAGTTAACAATGATCACCTCAGTGCTTGTCCACCTTCACCCAATTGTGTTGTCAGCCAAGATGCTGATCCTAAACACGCCATTGATGCGATCGCTTATCACGTCAACCGTGACAAAGCACGAGAAGTCCTACTTAAGGTTCTCACTGTTGTCCCCCGCACAGAAGTTGTAGAGCAGACAGATAATTACATCCATGCTCTTTCTAAGAGTCGCATTTTCAAGTTTGTCGATGATGTAGAGTTTTATCTACCCACGAATGAGTCAGTCATCCATATCCGATCAGCATCCCGCGTCGGTGATTCGGATTTGGGTGTTAACCGTAGACGGATGGAGCAAATTCGTTTGGCATTACAAGATTTAGATATTTGA
- a CDS encoding SDR family oxidoreductase, whose amino-acid sequence MTTALITGASGGIGEAFARELAARQTNLVLVARSVEKLNQLAQELQQQYKIQVDVIVKDLTEPDAAATVFDATKTQGLTIDILINNAGFGDYGDFAESDRTRQIKIVQLNVLALVDLTHHFLPLMRQRRSGSIINVASIAAFQPIPYLSVYAASKAFAVSFSEALWAENRQYGIRVLVACPGPTETNFFTEANFPPALAQTTNTVMSSQEVVRESLTALEQWEPNVIISDTGTHLRSAVAKLVPRKILLTLLAKHFKVGAGL is encoded by the coding sequence ATGACGACGGCTTTAATTACGGGTGCTTCTGGGGGAATTGGTGAGGCTTTTGCCAGAGAACTAGCTGCAAGGCAAACAAATTTGGTACTGGTGGCGCGTTCAGTCGAGAAACTGAATCAATTAGCGCAAGAACTACAACAGCAATACAAAATACAAGTAGATGTCATAGTTAAAGACTTAACAGAACCGGATGCAGCTGCGACTGTATTTGATGCCACGAAAACCCAAGGATTAACTATTGATATACTAATTAACAATGCTGGTTTTGGTGATTATGGCGACTTTGCCGAAAGCGATCGCACCAGACAAATCAAAATTGTCCAGTTAAATGTCTTGGCGTTGGTAGATTTAACCCACCACTTTTTACCCCTGATGCGTCAGCGTCGTTCGGGGAGTATCATCAATGTCGCCTCTATTGCTGCTTTTCAGCCAATACCATATCTCTCGGTTTATGCTGCAAGTAAGGCTTTTGCTGTCAGTTTTAGTGAAGCTTTGTGGGCAGAAAATCGTCAATATGGTATCAGAGTTTTAGTGGCGTGTCCTGGGCCGACAGAAACTAACTTTTTCACCGAAGCTAATTTCCCCCCAGCTTTGGCACAAACCACCAATACAGTTATGTCTTCCCAAGAGGTTGTGCGGGAATCTCTCACAGCATTGGAACAGTGGGAGCCAAATGTGATTATTAGCGATACTGGTACACATTTAAGAAGTGCAGTAGCTAAACTTGTACCACGAAAAATCCTGTTGACTTTGTTAGCTAAACATTTCAAAGTAGGGGCGGGTTTATGA
- a CDS encoding TROVE domain-containing protein, with product MNYNFFTKKKTTTPQSQPIPGREAEMIQGRSGGWMFDAGIWQMLRRCLLVGTAKSTYYAGKQELTEDFVAVIKQAVAENPSRVAEEILYASDGRAINNSAPILALVLLSMGETPEAKQAFGEIFPQVVRTGSHFYEWLNYTKSLRGFGKVVREAGKSWLSREDVKGLAYQLLKYQQRQGFTHRDALRLFHVKPPTENHRQLYEWVVKGWAELPTEIPSADLTQIWWYEWLKRHPSETHQAIVQGHLTHEMAAPVGNMDKQAWQLLFQEMPIGAMLRNLGSLTELGVLRTDESANLLRVEGILNSKERLQKGRIHPIDVLKALKTYQSGGKLGRSKKTWNPVPRIVDILEKAVELSFDVVEPTGKVFMHAVDVSGSMGSLVADMGLSCCEIATTMALVTAKAEKNYMIRGFANEFRELNITAKDSFSSAVRKASNQNFGGTDASVAYEWMIKHKFKADVVCFWTDSESWAGYKHPSQALAEYRKKVNPDVKAVYVTLTPYQITLVDPQDPLSWDLAGFDPGTPRIIQMLATGEL from the coding sequence ATGAATTACAACTTCTTTACTAAGAAAAAAACAACCACACCCCAATCTCAACCCATCCCTGGACGGGAAGCAGAGATGATTCAAGGACGTTCCGGTGGTTGGATGTTTGATGCGGGTATTTGGCAAATGCTGCGTCGGTGTCTATTAGTCGGCACAGCAAAAAGCACATACTACGCTGGCAAGCAAGAACTAACTGAAGATTTTGTAGCTGTTATTAAACAAGCCGTGGCAGAAAATCCTAGCCGGGTTGCGGAAGAAATTTTGTATGCCAGTGATGGACGCGCCATCAATAACAGTGCGCCTATCTTGGCTTTGGTATTGCTGTCGATGGGTGAAACACCAGAAGCAAAACAAGCATTTGGCGAAATTTTCCCGCAAGTTGTCCGTACAGGTAGCCACTTTTATGAATGGCTGAACTACACCAAATCTCTACGAGGTTTTGGTAAGGTGGTGCGGGAAGCTGGTAAATCTTGGCTATCAAGAGAAGATGTCAAGGGTTTAGCTTATCAATTGTTGAAATACCAACAACGTCAAGGCTTTACTCACCGTGACGCTTTACGCCTATTCCACGTCAAACCACCTACAGAAAACCACCGTCAACTCTATGAATGGGTAGTCAAAGGTTGGGCAGAATTACCAACAGAAATACCCTCAGCAGATTTGACACAGATTTGGTGGTATGAATGGCTCAAACGCCACCCTAGTGAAACTCACCAAGCCATTGTTCAAGGACACTTAACTCACGAAATGGCTGCACCCGTGGGCAATATGGACAAGCAAGCTTGGCAATTGCTATTTCAGGAAATGCCCATTGGAGCAATGTTGCGTAACCTTGGTTCACTCACTGAACTGGGTGTATTACGCACTGATGAAAGTGCCAACTTACTCCGTGTGGAAGGCATTCTTAACAGCAAAGAACGTTTGCAAAAAGGACGAATTCACCCCATTGATGTGTTAAAAGCCTTGAAAACATATCAATCTGGGGGAAAGTTAGGACGCAGTAAGAAAACATGGAATCCTGTTCCTCGCATCGTGGACATTTTAGAAAAAGCCGTGGAATTGTCCTTTGATGTAGTGGAACCTACGGGTAAAGTGTTCATGCACGCCGTAGACGTTTCTGGTTCTATGGGTAGCTTAGTTGCAGACATGGGGCTGAGTTGCTGTGAAATTGCTACCACAATGGCGCTTGTCACAGCCAAAGCCGAGAAGAACTACATGATTCGTGGCTTTGCTAACGAATTTCGGGAGTTGAATATCACCGCTAAAGATAGTTTTAGTTCGGCGGTGCGTAAAGCCAGCAACCAAAACTTCGGTGGTACAGATGCTTCTGTCGCTTATGAATGGATGATTAAGCACAAGTTCAAAGCCGATGTAGTCTGCTTCTGGACTGACTCAGAAAGCTGGGCGGGATACAAGCACCCATCTCAAGCATTGGCGGAGTACCGTAAAAAGGTCAACCCGGATGTTAAGGCTGTATATGTCACTTTGACACCTTATCAAATCACCTTAGTAGATCCTCAAGATCCCCTATCTTGGGATTTGGCAGGATTTGACCCCGGTACACCACGCATCATCCAAATGCTAGCTACAGGTGAGTTGTAA